The following proteins are co-located in the Noviherbaspirillum sp. UKPF54 genome:
- a CDS encoding long-chain fatty acid--CoA ligase, producing the protein MEKIWLKSYPKGVPAEIDYKQYRSLVHLMEESFRKYASRNAFVCMDKFMTYAELDEYSKQLGAWLQSKGLKKGARVAVMMPNVLQYPVAIAGVLRAGYTVVNVNPLYTPRELEHQLNDSGAEAIIILENFATTLEHVIKKTKVKHVVVASMGEMLGGVKGMIVNFVVRNVKKMVPAFSLPSAVRFKQVLSEGARMSLKPVDLKHDDVAFLQYTGGTTGVSKGATLLHRNVIANVLQNDAWAQPALQQEPKIDPLTIVCALPLYHIFALTACFLMGTRWGSLNILIPNPRDIPGFVKELGKYKFNLLPAVNTLYNGLLNNPDFAKLDFSTLKVCNGGGMAVQQAVAEKWLKVTGCPIVEGYGLSETSPSATINPADATEFSGAIGLPIPSTEIAILDDDGKPVALGQPGEISIRGPQVMAGYWNRPDETAKVMTPDGFFKSGDVGVMDERGYVKIVDRKKDMILVSGFNVYPNEIEGVVAAHPGVLECACIGVPDANSGEAVKLFVVRKDPTLTVDQLMSYCKEQFTGYKKPKYIEFRDELPKTNVGKILRRELRDEKKAA; encoded by the coding sequence ATGGAGAAAATCTGGCTGAAATCGTATCCGAAGGGCGTACCGGCGGAGATCGATTACAAACAATACCGATCGCTGGTGCACTTGATGGAAGAATCGTTCCGCAAGTATGCCTCGCGCAATGCATTCGTCTGCATGGACAAGTTCATGACGTATGCGGAGCTGGATGAATACTCGAAGCAGCTGGGGGCCTGGCTGCAGAGCAAGGGGCTGAAGAAGGGCGCGCGCGTGGCAGTGATGATGCCCAACGTTCTGCAATACCCGGTAGCGATTGCCGGCGTCCTGCGCGCCGGCTACACGGTGGTCAACGTCAACCCGCTGTACACGCCGCGCGAACTGGAACACCAGTTGAACGACTCCGGGGCTGAAGCGATCATCATCCTGGAAAACTTCGCGACCACGCTCGAGCATGTGATCAAGAAGACCAAGGTCAAGCATGTGGTGGTGGCCAGCATGGGCGAAATGCTGGGCGGGGTGAAGGGGATGATCGTCAACTTTGTGGTGCGCAACGTGAAGAAGATGGTGCCGGCGTTTTCGCTGCCCAGCGCGGTGCGCTTCAAGCAGGTGCTGTCCGAAGGCGCACGCATGTCGTTGAAACCGGTCGATCTCAAGCATGACGACGTCGCCTTCCTGCAGTACACCGGCGGCACTACCGGCGTGTCCAAGGGCGCGACCCTGCTGCATCGCAACGTGATTGCCAACGTGCTGCAAAACGACGCCTGGGCGCAACCGGCGTTGCAGCAAGAACCGAAGATCGATCCGCTCACCATCGTTTGCGCGCTGCCGCTGTATCACATCTTCGCCTTGACCGCGTGCTTCCTGATGGGCACGCGCTGGGGATCGCTGAATATCCTGATCCCGAATCCGCGCGATATTCCTGGCTTCGTGAAGGAACTGGGGAAGTACAAGTTCAACCTGCTGCCGGCGGTGAACACGCTGTACAACGGTTTGCTGAACAACCCCGACTTCGCCAAGCTGGACTTTTCCACTCTCAAGGTGTGCAACGGCGGCGGCATGGCCGTGCAGCAGGCGGTGGCCGAGAAATGGCTGAAGGTGACCGGCTGTCCGATCGTCGAGGGCTACGGCTTGTCCGAAACCTCGCCGTCGGCGACGATCAATCCGGCCGATGCGACGGAATTCTCCGGCGCGATCGGCCTGCCAATCCCGTCGACCGAGATCGCGATCCTGGACGACGACGGCAAGCCGGTGGCGCTGGGCCAGCCGGGCGAAATTTCGATCCGCGGCCCGCAAGTGATGGCCGGTTACTGGAACCGCCCGGACGAAACCGCGAAAGTGATGACGCCGGACGGCTTCTTCAAGTCGGGCGACGTCGGCGTGATGGACGAGCGCGGTTACGTGAAGATCGTCGACCGCAAGAAGGACATGATCCTGGTGTCCGGTTTCAACGTGTACCCGAACGAGATCGAAGGCGTGGTGGCGGCGCACCCGGGCGTGCTGGAATGCGCGTGCATCGGCGTGCCGGATGCGAATTCGGGCGAGGCGGTCAAGCTGTTCGTGGTGCGCAAGGACCCGACCCTGACGGTGGACCAGCTGATGAGCTACTGCAAGGAGCAATTCACCGGCTACAAGAAGCCGAAATACATCGAGTTCCGCGACGAGCTGCCGAAGACGAACGTGGGCAAGATCCTGCGGCGCGAATTGCGCGACGAGAAAAAGGCTGCCTGA
- a CDS encoding alkaline phosphatase has translation MQLARRIFLARAARLLSLAAYAAAFPGGAATRLTRYPFRLGVASGSPRPTAIVLWTRILPDPLDAASIAPVPLAVRWELAEDEAFQKVIATGMATALPELAHSVHVDVAGLRPDRWYWYRFMLGDAVSPSGRTRTAPATDAMPAALRFAFASCQHWEFGHYAAHRHIADAAPDLVAFLGDYIYEWGPYDLGHPAAPRARSNECVTLENYRARYAQYKSDPDLQAAHRAAPWIVTWDDHEVANDYADDRDERLDSGFLARRAAAYQAFYEHMPIRLPALPAGLQRFAHLRLYERYDWGRLARFHVLDDRQYRSYQACPAPGRGGSRSVSASCTERTDAARTLLGTEQEAWLADGFASSGATWNILAQQTLMAQASQVPITRPDEGRFWTDGWDGYPAARQRLFDNIVRHRPANPVVISGDVHTFYACNLKPDFGRPVSPDNPVIASEFCGTSVTSDSRPQSRVDRYVAQNPHIRYGRADRRGFVMMEVGPERTIAQLMGLDDVHMPDSGVSTLARFTVENGRPGVVQTG, from the coding sequence ATGCAACTTGCACGCAGGATTTTTCTTGCACGCGCCGCTCGCCTGTTATCGCTGGCGGCCTACGCGGCGGCTTTTCCGGGCGGCGCTGCCACGCGCCTGACGCGCTACCCGTTTCGCCTGGGGGTGGCGTCCGGCTCGCCGCGCCCGACCGCCATCGTGCTGTGGACGCGTATACTGCCCGATCCGCTCGATGCCGCGTCTATCGCACCGGTGCCACTGGCGGTCCGTTGGGAGTTGGCCGAAGACGAGGCGTTCCAGAAGGTGATCGCCACCGGCATGGCGACCGCCCTGCCGGAACTGGCTCACAGCGTGCACGTCGATGTCGCCGGATTGCGTCCCGACCGCTGGTACTGGTATCGCTTCATGCTGGGCGACGCCGTCAGCCCGTCCGGACGCACCCGAACCGCGCCGGCCACCGACGCCATGCCGGCAGCACTGCGTTTTGCCTTCGCATCATGCCAGCATTGGGAATTCGGGCACTATGCGGCGCACCGCCATATCGCCGATGCCGCACCGGACCTGGTCGCGTTCCTGGGCGATTACATCTACGAGTGGGGGCCATACGACCTCGGGCATCCCGCGGCACCGCGCGCCCGCAGCAACGAGTGCGTGACGCTGGAAAACTATCGTGCCCGCTATGCCCAGTACAAATCCGATCCCGACCTGCAGGCGGCGCATCGCGCCGCGCCCTGGATCGTGACCTGGGACGATCACGAAGTCGCCAACGATTACGCCGACGATCGCGACGAACGCCTCGACTCCGGCTTCCTCGCGCGGCGCGCTGCCGCCTATCAAGCCTTTTACGAGCACATGCCGATCCGCCTGCCCGCCTTGCCGGCCGGGCTACAGCGTTTCGCCCATCTGCGCCTGTACGAACGGTACGATTGGGGGCGGCTGGCGCGCTTCCACGTGCTCGACGACCGGCAATACCGCTCTTACCAGGCCTGTCCAGCGCCGGGCCGCGGCGGCTCCCGCTCGGTGAGCGCCAGCTGCACCGAACGCACCGATGCCGCGCGCACGCTGCTCGGCACTGAACAGGAAGCATGGCTGGCGGATGGCTTTGCGTCGTCCGGCGCAACGTGGAATATCCTCGCGCAGCAAACGCTGATGGCGCAGGCAAGCCAGGTGCCGATCACCCGCCCGGACGAGGGCCGCTTCTGGACGGATGGCTGGGACGGTTATCCGGCCGCGCGCCAGCGCCTGTTCGACAATATCGTCAGGCATCGCCCGGCCAACCCGGTCGTGATTTCGGGCGATGTGCACACGTTTTACGCGTGCAACCTGAAGCCGGACTTCGGCCGCCCGGTCTCCCCCGACAATCCGGTCATTGCCAGCGAATTCTGCGGCACCTCCGTCACGTCGGATTCCCGCCCGCAGTCGCGCGTCGACCGGTATGTCGCGCAGAACCCGCATATCCGCTACGGCCGCGCCGACCGGCGCGGATTCGTGATGATGGAAGTCGGCCCGGAACGGACCATTGCGCAGCTGATGGGGCTGGACGATGTACACATGCCCGATTCCGGCGTGTCGACGCTGGCGCGATTCACGGTCGAAAATGGCCGTCCCGGTGTCGTCCAAACCGGATAA
- a CDS encoding acyl-CoA thioesterase has protein sequence MTDTHQSCLPVGKMPELRVMPMPADANVHGDVFGGWIMAQVDIAGSLPAVRRANGRVATIAVNSFLFKQPVFVGDLLSFYADVVKVGNTSITVNVEVYAERNRLQAETVKVTEATLTYVATDERRKPRPIPPLSALTGQS, from the coding sequence ATGACAGACACACATCAATCCTGCTTGCCGGTCGGGAAAATGCCGGAATTGCGCGTGATGCCGATGCCGGCCGACGCCAACGTGCACGGCGATGTGTTCGGCGGCTGGATCATGGCGCAAGTCGATATCGCCGGTTCGCTGCCGGCGGTGCGCCGCGCCAACGGGCGCGTGGCGACGATTGCGGTAAATTCCTTCCTGTTCAAGCAGCCGGTGTTCGTCGGCGACCTGCTGTCCTTCTACGCGGACGTCGTCAAGGTCGGTAATACCTCGATCACGGTCAACGTGGAAGTCTATGCCGAGCGTAATCGTTTGCAGGCAGAAACGGTCAAAGTGACGGAAGCCACCCTCACCTACGTTGCCACCGACGAAAGGCGCAAGCCGCGCCCCATCCCGCCGCTGTCGGCGCTGACCGGACAGTCTTGA